One window of the Calditrichota bacterium genome contains the following:
- a CDS encoding flagellar biosynthetic protein FliO, producing the protein MSQVARRRLGKMLLGSLAIVLVGATAVVALQGFSAQTTSPGGGLRLAEGTPPALNTGMLLLRTLAVLGLLVAIIYLGAWGIRRLAGRNAPGAPSSKLQVLGSVFLGPKRALYAVHVLDRVLIVGVTEAQISLLSEIADPEKVAAFVGHTAKGPTGRPFASYLSSLLKGSHVAAS; encoded by the coding sequence ATGAGCCAGGTTGCGCGGCGCAGACTCGGCAAGATGCTTCTTGGCAGCTTGGCAATCGTCCTGGTAGGCGCCACAGCCGTGGTCGCACTGCAGGGGTTCTCTGCACAAACCACTTCGCCAGGCGGCGGCCTTCGTCTGGCCGAGGGGACTCCACCGGCCCTGAACACGGGGATGCTGCTCCTGCGCACGTTGGCTGTCTTGGGTCTGCTGGTGGCAATCATTTATTTGGGTGCCTGGGGCATTCGCCGTCTGGCTGGGCGAAATGCTCCGGGCGCACCGTCCTCGAAGTTGCAGGTATTAGGCTCCGTCTTCCTTGGCCCCAAGCGGGCACTTTACGCTGTACATGTTCTGGACCGCGTGCTCATAGTTGGTGTCACCGAGGCGCAAATTAGCCTGCTCAGCGAGATTGCCGATCCAGAGAAGGTAGCGGCCTTTGTCGGCCACACGGCCAAGGGACCGACAGGGCGCCCGTTTGCCTCGTACCTGAGTAGTCTGTTGAAGGGTTCCCATGTCGCTG
- the fliN gene encoding flagellar motor switch protein FliN, whose amino-acid sequence MAMDARDASFRDLIAKLAEASTAQLTAISSVPVQVAVSEVGGFDPRVVRAAFSGPPLTVQVGWAEQDLGALIFVDRQFFLQAAALITGKETPLDPEERGDRAELEGIFRLSLDAASEALRELSGGDLQFGPLHLLSEGSPDVGPLTGFSMASLHVSVGELVSRVVCLASRQMVADLLGDVQADTSGQEAGLATDQVRVRPGAFAPLEDTTYTVGSGRSLDLLMDIELPVSVELGRVNMTIRSILGLGPGAVVELDKFSGEPVDLLVNNKKFAEGEVVVVDQNFGVRITALVGAAERLNAAREGRSE is encoded by the coding sequence CCAACTGACCGCGATAAGTAGCGTGCCAGTACAAGTGGCTGTGAGCGAGGTGGGAGGCTTCGACCCGCGGGTGGTGCGCGCGGCCTTCTCCGGACCGCCGCTGACCGTGCAGGTTGGCTGGGCGGAGCAGGACTTGGGCGCGCTGATTTTTGTGGACCGGCAGTTCTTTTTGCAGGCAGCGGCTTTGATCACCGGCAAGGAGACGCCGCTGGATCCTGAGGAGCGCGGCGACCGTGCCGAGCTGGAGGGGATCTTCCGTCTGTCCCTGGATGCAGCAAGCGAAGCGCTGCGGGAACTCAGCGGCGGAGATCTCCAATTTGGCCCCTTGCATTTGCTGAGCGAAGGTTCGCCGGATGTCGGGCCCTTGACCGGCTTCAGCATGGCCTCCTTGCATGTGTCCGTTGGCGAGCTGGTTTCCCGTGTCGTCTGTCTTGCTTCGCGGCAGATGGTAGCCGATCTGTTGGGCGACGTCCAGGCGGATACCTCAGGTCAGGAGGCCGGATTGGCGACCGATCAGGTGCGCGTGCGGCCAGGGGCCTTCGCACCGTTGGAGGATACGACCTACACGGTGGGCAGCGGCCGTAGCCTGGACCTCCTCATGGACATAGAGCTACCGGTCTCGGTGGAACTTGGCCGGGTGAACATGACGATTCGCAGCATCTTGGGCTTGGGCCCGGGCGCCGTTGTTGAGCTTGACAAATTCTCTGGCGAACCCGTGGACCTGCTGGTGAACAACAAGAAGTTTGCCGAAGGAGAGGTCGTGGTGGTTGATCAGAATTTCGGCGTGCGCATCACCGCCTTGGTGGGTGCGGCCGAGCGCCTGAATGCCGCACGAGAAGGGAGGTCAGAATGA